In Drosophila simulans strain w501 chromosome X, Prin_Dsim_3.1, whole genome shotgun sequence, one DNA window encodes the following:
- the LOC6725408 gene encoding uncharacterized protein LOC6725408, producing MFPINAVILAIVVISVLTQDASGTCKLNIGVPAPLVITNFGSQRILSDFLTTYEGEKGQTIRLSCASGFSMDYVYNYGGHSSQTVDATELTVTCDSDQRFTFIYNDRKNSIISVRCLEDGPQLFESMTKLPNCTGMTLVLGKKFDGKGLIKDSALCYDLAASQLKYIGYTTSFHNIRIVSEHQLGQLNHIGLDIPIRYQKYLFETIRKSELAAYLAKDFQIGSLVQDELVSRHLVGYEDLMSTVWLEVLRSGNWKHWTKAMHDAIGVHFDIRLGVSGSVKLPTSTGQSCNASRSLNIELLSGKSLPIPAHIWAHVQAVEKTGTGQDEFVIIGHNSPFYRSDLSNLCPSMCNQVSWLRNTLFARLHEFPAFGMVQCCRVEDVAHKLDNFPGPFENANMNVSRTTEATTTPTVDLAYENDEHI from the exons ATGTTTCCGATTAACGCCGTGATCCTGGCCATTGTGGTTATTTCCGTACTGACCCAGGATGCAAGTGGAACGTGTAAACTGAACATCGGTGTTCCGGCTCCGCTTGTTATTACCAATTTTGGCTCCCAGCGCATATTGTCCGATTTCTTGACAACATATGAGGGTGAAAAGGGCCAGACCATTCGCCTTTCATGCGCGAGTGGATTTTCCATGGACTATGT tTATAATTACGGCGGCCATTCATCGCAGACAGTTGACGCGACTGAACTTACAGTAACCTGCGACAGTGATCAGAGGTTTACGTTTATCTATAACGATAGAAAAAATAGTATAATTAGTGTTCGGTGTCTGGAGGACGGCCCTCAGTTGTTTGAGAGCATgaccaaattgccaaattgcaCGGGCATGACCCTGGTTTTAGGGAAAAAATTCGATGGCAAGGGCCTAATTAAAGATTCGGCATTGTGCTACGATTTGGCCGCATctcaattgaaatatattgGTTATACCACAAGTTTCCATAATATCCGGATTGTCTCAGAG CACCAATTGGGACAACTTAACCATATCGGACTTGATATTCCTATCAGATACCAAAAATATCTATTCGAGACCATCAG GAAGAGTGAACTTGCTGCGTACTTGGCGAAGGATTTTCAGATTGGCAGTTTGGTCCAGGATGAGCTGGTTAGTAGGCACTTGGTTGGCTACGAGGACTTGATGAGCACCGTCTGGTTGGAGGTTCTGCGTTCCGGCAACTGGAAGCACTGGACGAAGGCAATGCATGATGCCATCGGTGTCCACTTCGACATTCGTTTGGGTGTCTCCGGTAGCGTGAAGCTGCCGACGTCCACCGGACAATCATGCAACGCAAGCCGATCGTTGAACATTGAACTGCTGAGCGGCAAATCCCTGCCCATTCCCGCCCACATTTGGGCCCATGTGCAAGCTGTGGAGAAGACCGGTACCGGACAGGATGAGTTCGTCATCATTGGCCACAACTCGCCCTTC TATCGCAGTGACTTAAGCAATCTGTGCCCCTCGATGTGCAACCAGGTGTCCTGGCTGAGGAACACCCTCTTCGCCAGACTCCACGAGTTTCCCGCCTTTGGAATGGTGCAGTGCTGCCGTGTGGAGGATGTGGCCCACAAACTGGACAATTTTCCCGGTCCCTTTGAGAATGCAAATATGAATGTCAGCAGGACAACCGAGGCTACAACGACACCAACAGTGGATCTCGCTTATGAGAACGATGaacatatataa